One window from the genome of Deinococcus arcticus encodes:
- a CDS encoding LEA type 2 family protein, with protein sequence MPGRRLLPVSFAAVLCGALSACAPLQQVFQVPQVAVQDLRLTRLTLPGGLGAAPVADLSLTLRVTNPNPLPLRLANLGGALVIDGFEVGQVSFPNVAIPARGEAQQPAELSIPVSLNTAASFLKVARGQLVTYRLDGQFSTDLGPLGLQSFGPFTLAQGQWKQPAILPF encoded by the coding sequence ATGCCCGGACGCCGCCTGCTGCCCGTCTCATTTGCCGCTGTGCTGTGCGGCGCTCTCAGTGCCTGCGCGCCGCTGCAGCAGGTGTTTCAGGTGCCGCAGGTGGCGGTGCAGGATCTCCGCCTGACCCGGCTGACCCTGCCCGGCGGCCTGGGCGCCGCCCCCGTGGCCGACCTGAGCCTGACCCTGCGCGTGACCAACCCCAATCCACTGCCGCTGCGGCTGGCCAACCTGGGCGGCGCCCTGGTCATTGACGGCTTTGAAGTGGGGCAGGTGAGCTTTCCCAACGTGGCGATTCCGGCGCGCGGCGAAGCCCAGCAACCTGCCGAGCTGTCCATTCCGGTGTCGCTGAACACGGCCGCCTCCTTCCTGAAGGTGGCGCGGGGCCAGCTCGTCACCTACCGCCTGGACGGCCAGTTCAGCACCGACCTGGGGCCGCTGGGCCTGCAGTCGTTCGGCCCGTTCACGCTGGCGCAGGGGCAGTGGAAGCAGCCGGCCATCCTGCCGTTCTGA